From a region of the Actinopolymorpha singaporensis genome:
- the mltG gene encoding endolytic transglycosylase MltG, with protein MSELGFQTSGRVRHRRGRGCVAVLVALAVIGGLGVVAVIKGRALLSDAFSVPDYTGSGQGQVVVQIEQGESSTDIADTLEQKDVVKSAEAFTRAARNDSRALSIQPGYYRLREQMAAKNALGLLLDPESRIMDRVTVPEGRRVSQIVSILSDKTKIPESEFEQALKDPSSLGLPKYARGKAEGMLFPATYDVDPGTTAASLLGDMVKRHNQVSAQLGLTDGTAQSDFDPLQVVTVASLVEAEARRPADFPKVARVIYNRVAKNQRLQLDSTVHYATNRYDTPSTTRAERANPSPYNTYVHPGLPPGPINSPGERALRAAIRPAEGSWMYFVTVNPDTGETKFATTLPEHERYVRQFQNWCRAHSDRC; from the coding sequence GTGAGTGAGCTCGGGTTCCAGACCTCCGGCCGCGTACGCCACCGCCGCGGGCGCGGCTGTGTCGCCGTACTGGTCGCACTCGCCGTGATCGGCGGCCTGGGTGTGGTCGCGGTGATCAAGGGCCGTGCCCTGCTGTCGGACGCGTTCAGCGTCCCCGACTACACCGGTTCCGGCCAGGGCCAGGTCGTGGTCCAGATCGAGCAGGGTGAGTCCAGCACCGACATCGCCGACACCCTCGAGCAGAAGGACGTGGTGAAGAGCGCGGAGGCGTTCACCCGCGCGGCCCGCAACGACTCCAGAGCGCTGTCGATCCAGCCCGGCTACTACCGGCTGCGGGAACAGATGGCCGCCAAGAACGCACTGGGCCTGCTGCTCGACCCCGAGTCCAGGATCATGGACCGCGTGACCGTCCCGGAGGGCCGCCGCGTGTCCCAGATCGTCTCGATCCTGTCGGACAAGACCAAGATCCCCGAGTCGGAGTTCGAGCAGGCACTGAAGGACCCGTCCTCGCTGGGGCTGCCGAAGTACGCAAGGGGCAAGGCGGAGGGCATGTTGTTCCCCGCGACGTACGACGTCGACCCGGGGACCACCGCCGCCTCGCTGCTCGGCGACATGGTCAAGCGGCACAACCAGGTGAGCGCGCAGCTCGGCCTGACCGACGGCACCGCGCAGTCCGACTTCGACCCGCTGCAGGTGGTCACGGTGGCCAGCCTCGTCGAGGCGGAGGCCCGCCGACCCGCGGACTTCCCGAAGGTCGCCCGGGTGATCTACAACCGGGTGGCGAAGAACCAGCGGCTGCAGCTGGACTCGACCGTGCACTACGCGACCAACCGCTACGACACTCCTTCGACCACCCGGGCCGAACGCGCCAACCCTTCGCCCTACAACACCTACGTGCACCCGGGCCTGCCGCCGGGGCCGATCAACTCACCCGGTGAGCGTGCGCTGCGCGCGGCCATCCGTCCCGCCGAGGGCTCGTGGATGTACTTCGTGACCGTCAATCCCGACACCGGCGAGACGAAGTTCGCCACCACGCTCCCCGAGCACGAGAGATACGTGCGGCAGTTCCAGAACTGGTGCCGTGCGCACTCCGACCGCTGCTGA
- the ruvX gene encoding Holliday junction resolvase RuvX yields MRGGVRLGVDVGDVRIGVARCDPSGYLAVPVETVRRGAGDLERLAALTEESEAVEVVVGLPVSLSGREGPAAAKAREFAGELAERLAPVPVRLFDERLSTVGAQQGFRAQGRSTKSTRNRIDQAAAAVILQNALDTERSTGKPPGSPVRRRSASE; encoded by the coding sequence ATGCGCGGCGGCGTACGGCTGGGTGTCGACGTGGGCGATGTCCGAATTGGGGTGGCCCGCTGCGACCCGTCCGGATATCTCGCGGTCCCGGTCGAGACGGTCCGGCGCGGCGCGGGTGACCTCGAGCGGCTGGCCGCGCTGACCGAGGAGTCCGAGGCGGTCGAGGTCGTCGTCGGGTTGCCGGTGTCGCTGTCGGGCCGGGAGGGGCCCGCCGCGGCGAAGGCCCGCGAGTTCGCCGGCGAGCTCGCCGAGCGACTCGCACCGGTCCCGGTGAGGCTGTTCGACGAACGTCTGTCGACGGTGGGTGCGCAGCAGGGGTTCCGGGCGCAGGGGCGGTCCACCAAGAGCACCAGGAACCGCATCGACCAGGCAGCGGCAGCGGTCATCCTGCAGAACGCGCTCGACACCGAGCGTTCCACAGGAAAACCGCCGGGCTCGCCCGTAAGGAGAAGGTCCGCCAGTGAGTGA